The following proteins are co-located in the bacterium genome:
- the lat gene encoding L-lysine 6-transaminase — protein MLNIHVNPASVHATLKKHMLVDGYDFVLDTKKSRGSRIIDSITGKTYLDLFSFFGSSPVGMNHPAMQSAEFREGLIEAATNNPSNSDIYTTIMAEFVATFSQVGIPEYLPHLFLISGGALAVENTIKTAFDWKVRKQFPSGFSSIDEEEKYVNSMKVIYFKEAFHGRSGYTMTMTNTHYRHKVQYFPKFDWIKAPNPKIVFPLNETNVNDVKRREDECMAFLKDQLKKYKNQIAALIIEPIQAEGGDNHFRVEFHKALRQLCDENEMLFIYDEVQTGAGLTGNFWAHQGIGVKPDIISFGKKMQICGILAGKRVEEVRDNVFEKPSRINSTWGGNLTDMYRSTWYLKIIHEEKLVDNAKKQGELILRRLHELQKDSSLISNVRGAGLMCAFDLPTEALRDQVFSKTKENGLLILKCGEKSIRLRPALNVTASEIDEAAEILNRTMKQIRG, from the coding sequence ATGTTAAATATTCATGTCAATCCTGCCAGTGTTCACGCGACTCTAAAAAAACATATGTTGGTTGACGGCTATGATTTCGTTTTGGACACAAAAAAAAGCCGTGGGTCCAGAATTATCGATTCCATTACCGGCAAAACCTATCTTGATCTTTTTTCTTTTTTCGGTTCTTCGCCAGTAGGTATGAATCATCCGGCGATGCAATCAGCCGAATTTCGTGAAGGTCTGATTGAAGCCGCAACGAACAACCCTTCCAATTCTGATATTTACACAACCATCATGGCCGAATTTGTAGCCACATTCAGCCAGGTTGGAATTCCCGAATATTTACCGCATTTGTTTTTGATTTCCGGCGGTGCGTTGGCTGTAGAAAATACGATAAAAACTGCCTTCGACTGGAAGGTGCGCAAACAATTTCCAAGTGGTTTTTCATCGATAGACGAAGAAGAAAAATACGTCAATTCGATGAAAGTCATTTATTTCAAAGAAGCTTTTCACGGCCGCAGCGGTTATACGATGACTATGACGAATACACATTACCGCCACAAAGTTCAGTATTTTCCGAAATTCGACTGGATCAAAGCGCCTAATCCGAAAATCGTTTTTCCTCTTAATGAAACTAATGTAAACGATGTGAAACGTCGCGAAGATGAATGCATGGCTTTTCTGAAAGATCAGTTAAAAAAATATAAAAACCAGATCGCCGCGTTGATCATTGAACCGATTCAGGCTGAAGGCGGTGACAATCATTTTAGAGTTGAATTTCATAAGGCATTGCGACAGTTATGTGATGAGAACGAAATGCTTTTTATTTACGATGAGGTTCAAACGGGTGCCGGTCTTACCGGTAATTTTTGGGCACATCAAGGAATCGGAGTCAAACCGGATATCATTTCCTTCGGCAAGAAAATGCAAATATGCGGTATTCTGGCAGGCAAACGGGTCGAAGAGGTTCGTGATAACGTGTTTGAAAAACCCAGCCGGATCAATTCCACCTGGGGCGGAAATCTGACCGATATGTACCGGTCAACGTGGTACTTGAAAATTATCCATGAAGAAAAACTCGTGGACAATGCTAAAAAACAAGGCGAATTGATTCTCCGTCGTTTACATGAATTGCAGAAAGATTCGAGTTTAATTTCCAATGTCCGTGGCGCCGGGTTGATGTGTGCTTTTGATTTGCCGACTGAAGCTCTACGCGATCAGGTTTTTTCAAAAACTAAAGAAAACGGATTGCTGATCTTAAAATGCGGTGAAAAAAGCATTCGTCTCCGTCCTGCGCTCAATGTCACTGCATCGGAAATTGATGAGGCGGCCGAGATTCTGAATCGTACGATGAAGCAAATCCGTGGCTAA
- a CDS encoding helix-turn-helix domain-containing protein: MKTPLQLRGEIWKKVKETDDKYEISNFGRVKSFNHKKEGKFLTGKIVGGYQCIDMRIDDKRHNVYVHKLVAQYFVPKDNKNKSAVVHIDWNKKNNHYKNLKWATHAEVFRRNEKKYKKVYNAFRGSNAFNSKISKADVRSIRKLLSEGIKQKKIAKKFKISEMQITRIKRHDNWKDV; encoded by the coding sequence ATGAAAACACCACTGCAACTGCGGGGAGAAATTTGGAAAAAAGTTAAAGAGACTGACGATAAATACGAGATTAGTAATTTTGGTCGTGTGAAGAGTTTTAATCACAAAAAGGAAGGAAAGTTCCTGACTGGCAAAATTGTCGGAGGATATCAATGTATCGATATGCGAATCGATGATAAACGGCACAACGTTTACGTTCATAAATTAGTGGCTCAGTATTTCGTTCCGAAAGACAATAAAAATAAAAGTGCCGTTGTTCATATCGATTGGAACAAAAAAAATAATCACTATAAAAATCTTAAATGGGCAACGCACGCGGAAGTATTTCGGCGCAATGAAAAAAAATATAAAAAAGTTTATAATGCATTTCGCGGCAGTAATGCATTTAACAGCAAAATTTCAAAAGCGGATGTTCGTTCGATCCGTAAATTGCTGAGTGAAGGCATTAAACAGAAAAAAATTGCCAAAAAATTCAAAATCAGTGAAATGCAAATTACGCGGATCAAAAGGCACGATAATTGGAAGGATGTATAA
- a CDS encoding aldehyde dehydrogenase family protein, with the protein MARKFQNCISGKWQDALSGETFENRNPANWEEIIGLFPKSNAEDVNQAVAAAKKAWDAWRLMPAPKRGDILRKVGDLMNERKEALAQDMTREMGKVLAETRGDVQEGIDTAYYAASECRRLFSHTVPSELPNKFAMAIRTPIGVAGIVTPWNFPMAIPTWKIFPALACGNCIVFKPASDTPHTASNLVEILIEAGVPAGVINIVHGGGSSVGMKIVEHPDVELISFTGSSGVGKTIASACGKTLKRVSLELGGKNAQIVMDDANLELALDGVLWGAFGTTGQRCTATSRLILHEKIHDQFLDMLVKRTEKLRIGNGLEKGIEVGPCVNEGQLNTVEEYVKIGMSEGAKLVCGGKRLTDGDWKKGWFHQPTIFAGVKPGMRIEQEEIFGPVLSVVKIKDLDEAITVLNDTVYGLSSSLYTRNINHSFKAIRDIKAGITYINAPTIGAEAHLPFGGVKETGNGHREGGWPVYEFFSELKTVYVDYSDKLQRAQIDNY; encoded by the coding sequence ATGGCACGGAAATTTCAAAATTGTATCAGTGGAAAATGGCAAGACGCTTTAAGCGGGGAAACTTTTGAAAATCGTAATCCTGCAAATTGGGAAGAAATAATAGGTTTATTTCCTAAATCAAACGCGGAAGATGTCAATCAGGCGGTTGCGGCGGCTAAGAAAGCGTGGGATGCATGGCGATTGATGCCGGCTCCGAAACGAGGCGATATTCTCAGAAAAGTCGGCGATCTGATGAATGAACGCAAAGAAGCGCTGGCACAAGATATGACACGCGAGATGGGAAAAGTTTTAGCCGAAACTCGTGGTGATGTTCAGGAAGGCATCGACACGGCCTATTATGCCGCGAGTGAATGCCGGCGTTTATTTAGTCACACGGTTCCTTCGGAATTACCTAATAAATTTGCCATGGCGATTCGTACGCCGATCGGGGTTGCGGGTATTGTAACGCCTTGGAATTTTCCAATGGCTATACCGACATGGAAAATATTTCCGGCATTGGCCTGCGGTAATTGTATCGTGTTCAAGCCGGCGTCGGATACACCGCACACCGCAAGCAATCTGGTCGAAATATTGATCGAAGCGGGCGTACCGGCCGGCGTAATCAATATCGTACACGGTGGCGGAAGTTCGGTCGGAATGAAAATTGTCGAACACCCGGATGTGGAACTGATCAGTTTTACCGGTTCATCCGGCGTTGGCAAAACCATTGCATCGGCTTGCGGTAAAACGCTCAAACGCGTATCGCTCGAACTTGGCGGTAAAAACGCACAGATAGTGATGGATGATGCTAATCTGGAATTGGCGCTTGACGGCGTCCTGTGGGGTGCTTTCGGAACGACTGGCCAACGCTGTACGGCAACCAGCCGGCTTATTCTACATGAAAAAATTCACGATCAATTTCTCGACATGCTCGTCAAACGAACTGAAAAATTACGTATCGGCAACGGGCTGGAAAAAGGAATCGAAGTTGGACCTTGTGTGAATGAAGGTCAATTGAACACCGTAGAAGAATATGTGAAAATCGGAATGTCGGAAGGTGCAAAACTTGTATGCGGCGGTAAACGGCTTACCGACGGCGATTGGAAAAAAGGCTGGTTCCATCAACCGACGATTTTCGCAGGCGTTAAACCGGGCATGCGGATCGAACAGGAAGAAATTTTCGGACCAGTTTTGTCCGTCGTTAAAATAAAAGATCTGGACGAAGCTATCACGGTTTTGAACGATACGGTTTACGGACTCTCCTCATCGTTGTACACCCGTAATATCAATCACTCGTTTAAAGCCATTCGCGATATTAAAGCCGGAATCACGTATATCAATGCCCCGACGATCGGCGCGGAAGCACATTTGCCGTTCGGAGGCGTGAAAGAAACCGGTAACGGGCACCGGGAAGGCGGGTGGCCGGTGTATGAATTTTTCAGTGAATTAAAAACGGTTTACGTCGACTATAGCGACAAATTACAACGTGCGCAAATCGACAATTATTAA